A genome region from Bacillota bacterium includes the following:
- a CDS encoding DUF3883 domain-containing protein, protein MDAPLRKGQLLESSRYPEPVTVIEVEPYGGDGIWLLRAVGVNSRQYYEEILTTDELRALCPAAPLASDSRGDAELFFLGIEAHRLRAAYLFDPLLAVNVSQIDPLPHQIEAVYHYILRQPDVRFLLADDPGAGKTIMAGLLLKELKYRGVVQRTLLVVPGHLKYQWQREMKEKFGEPFAIIDRGVLDTHWGRNVWEEQAQVITSLDFAKRDDVLETLQEVHWDLVIVDEAHKMAAYQYGSKTNKTARYRLGERLSLQTHGLLFLTATPHRGDPENFRLFLDLLRPGFFGTVEMLNQSIQQQDNPLFLRRLKEDLKDFHGRPLFPPRRVYTRTFRLSDAEKRLYNRLTEYVEQEYGRAMQGEKRNVAFALLLLQRRFASSIYAARKSLERRRDRLQKFLELGARFTEQGQGVLFLDEDELEELEEQERVQLEDELLEKLTNAATQAELRREIETLNDLVQLARQAEKQEIETKLNELREVLDELNLRGTREKLLVFTESRDTLDYLVRQLRKWGYAVTELHGGMNLDARIRAEHEFRHETQVMVSTEAGGEGINLQFCALMVNYDIPWNPNRLEQRMGRIHRYGQSREVHIYNLVAEDTREGEVLATLFEKLQNIQQQMGTDRVFDVIGDLLEKSLRELIVEAITNPTRWHEIVSQIATTPDEALIARVREATQEALATRHIDMQAILGEERRAREQRLVPEYVEQFFERACRRLDIRLRRPPPHLWSLDTPYELRRQSQAFKRAYGEVQPSYQRLTFHKSVAREQGAEFIAPGHPLLEAVVEQLLEQSKTALAQGATFVDPDGKRDRWLYFYALELRDGNNQVAAQRLTAIFCPHGGAPQSVNPSILWDLQPAVSPPYQAQPPDEAAIHTYLLQHLLEPLEQELRAHREQLAEIKRRYGVASLNRRIGELTQRLLEYEQRLVPAPEVANVRRRKEEAEARKQALEAQIERERTIRRVPPRLLGVARVVPAPSDSLPMHADAAIEAIGMQVAMEYERQQGRVPVDVSAENRGYDIRSEAPDGSVRYIEVKARAHIGDLVLTPNEWTMAQRLGDEYWLYIVTAAANQPQLQCIQNPAAALKPLPIEGVVRYQVPMEHWQRVARPAEPSAQLSTEGAL, encoded by the coding sequence ATGGACGCGCCGCTACGCAAGGGGCAATTGCTGGAGTCCAGCCGCTACCCTGAACCCGTCACGGTCATCGAGGTGGAGCCTTACGGGGGGGATGGGATATGGCTATTGCGTGCAGTGGGCGTCAACTCGCGTCAATACTACGAAGAAATCCTCACAACAGATGAGCTGCGTGCCTTGTGCCCCGCTGCGCCGCTGGCGAGCGACTCTCGTGGCGATGCGGAGCTGTTCTTTCTGGGCATCGAGGCGCACCGCCTGCGCGCGGCGTACCTGTTCGACCCGCTGCTCGCGGTCAATGTCTCGCAAATAGACCCGTTGCCTCACCAGATCGAGGCGGTGTACCACTACATTTTGCGCCAGCCCGATGTGCGCTTCCTGCTGGCGGACGACCCTGGCGCGGGCAAGACCATCATGGCGGGGCTGCTGCTCAAGGAGCTGAAGTATCGCGGAGTCGTGCAGCGCACGCTGCTGGTTGTGCCCGGACACCTCAAGTACCAGTGGCAGCGCGAGATGAAGGAGAAGTTCGGCGAGCCGTTCGCCATCATCGATCGGGGCGTGCTGGACACCCACTGGGGACGCAATGTGTGGGAGGAGCAAGCGCAGGTGATTACCTCACTCGATTTCGCCAAGCGGGACGATGTGCTGGAGACGCTGCAGGAGGTGCATTGGGACTTGGTGATTGTGGACGAGGCGCACAAGATGGCGGCGTACCAGTACGGCTCCAAGACGAACAAGACGGCGCGCTATCGGCTGGGCGAGCGGCTCTCGCTGCAGACACACGGACTACTGTTCCTGACGGCGACGCCCCATCGCGGCGACCCCGAAAACTTTCGGCTGTTTCTGGACCTGTTGCGCCCGGGCTTTTTCGGCACCGTGGAGATGCTCAACCAGTCGATCCAGCAGCAGGACAACCCGCTGTTTTTGCGCCGTCTGAAGGAAGACCTCAAGGACTTTCACGGACGCCCGCTGTTCCCCCCGCGCCGTGTCTACACGCGCACCTTTCGGCTGAGCGACGCCGAGAAACGGCTCTACAATCGCCTCACCGAGTATGTGGAGCAGGAATACGGGCGCGCGATGCAGGGCGAGAAGCGCAATGTCGCCTTCGCGCTGCTTTTGCTGCAGCGACGCTTCGCCTCCAGCATCTACGCCGCGCGCAAATCGCTGGAGCGACGCCGCGACCGCCTGCAAAAGTTTCTGGAGCTGGGCGCGCGATTCACTGAGCAGGGGCAAGGGGTGCTGTTCCTCGATGAAGACGAACTGGAGGAGTTGGAAGAGCAAGAGCGCGTGCAGCTGGAAGACGAACTGCTGGAAAAGCTCACCAACGCTGCCACGCAGGCAGAGCTGAGGCGTGAAATCGAAACCCTCAACGATCTGGTGCAGCTTGCGCGTCAAGCAGAAAAGCAAGAGATTGAAACGAAACTGAACGAACTCCGCGAGGTGCTGGACGAACTCAACCTGCGCGGCACGCGCGAGAAACTGCTCGTGTTCACCGAATCGCGCGACACGCTCGACTATCTGGTGCGGCAGCTGCGCAAGTGGGGCTATGCGGTCACCGAGCTGCACGGCGGGATGAACTTGGACGCACGCATCCGCGCCGAACACGAGTTCCGCCACGAGACTCAAGTCATGGTCTCCACCGAGGCGGGCGGCGAGGGGATTAACCTGCAGTTCTGTGCGCTGATGGTCAACTACGACATCCCGTGGAACCCGAACCGCTTGGAACAGCGCATGGGGCGCATCCATCGCTACGGGCAAAGCCGCGAGGTGCATATCTACAACCTTGTCGCCGAGGACACCCGCGAGGGCGAGGTGCTGGCGACGCTGTTTGAGAAGCTGCAGAACATCCAACAGCAGATGGGCACCGACCGCGTGTTCGATGTCATCGGTGACCTGCTGGAAAAGAGCCTGCGCGAGTTGATTGTGGAGGCGATTACGAACCCCACGCGCTGGCACGAAATTGTGAGCCAGATTGCCACGACCCCCGACGAGGCACTCATAGCGCGCGTGCGCGAAGCCACGCAAGAGGCGTTAGCCACGCGCCACATCGACATGCAGGCGATTCTGGGCGAGGAGCGTCGTGCCCGCGAGCAGCGTCTCGTGCCCGAGTATGTGGAGCAGTTCTTCGAGCGCGCATGTCGGCGTCTGGATATCCGCTTGCGCCGCCCTCCACCTCACCTGTGGAGCCTCGATACACCCTACGAGCTGCGTCGCCAGTCCCAAGCGTTCAAGCGCGCCTACGGCGAGGTGCAGCCCAGCTATCAGCGCTTGACCTTCCACAAATCGGTCGCCCGCGAGCAAGGCGCGGAGTTCATCGCGCCAGGACACCCCCTGCTGGAGGCGGTCGTCGAGCAACTGTTGGAGCAGAGCAAGACCGCTTTGGCGCAGGGCGCGACCTTCGTCGACCCCGACGGCAAGCGCGACCGCTGGCTCTACTTCTACGCTTTGGAACTGCGCGATGGGAACAACCAAGTCGCCGCACAGCGGCTAACGGCGATTTTCTGTCCGCACGGCGGCGCGCCTCAAAGCGTCAACCCGTCCATTCTGTGGGATTTGCAGCCCGCCGTGTCGCCGCCGTATCAGGCGCAACCACCCGATGAAGCCGCCATTCACACCTACCTGCTGCAGCACCTCCTGGAGCCGTTGGAGCAAGAGCTGCGGGCGCATCGCGAGCAACTGGCGGAGATCAAGCGCAGGTATGGCGTCGCTTCACTCAACCGCCGTATCGGGGAGTTGACCCAGCGTCTGCTGGAGTACGAACAACGCTTGGTGCCTGCGCCTGAAGTGGCGAATGTGCGCCGCCGCAAAGAGGAAGCAGAGGCGCGCAAACAAGCGTTAGAGGCACAGATCGAGCGCGAGCGCACGATTCGGCGCGTGCCGCCGCGCTTGCTCGGCGTGGCGCGAGTGGTTCCCGCGCCGTCGGACAGCCTCCCGATGCACGCCGACGCCGCCATCGAAGCCATCGGGATGCAGGTCGCGATGGAGTACGAGCGTCAGCAGGGGCGCGTTCCCGTCGATGTCTCCGCCGAGAATCGCGGCTACGATATCCGCTCCGAAGCGCCCGACGGCAGCGTGCGCTACATCGAGGTCAAGGCGCGCGCCCACATCGGCGACCTCGTGCTAACGCCCAACGAGTGGACGATGGCGCAACGGCTGGGCGACGAGTACTGGCTGTACATCGTCACGGCCGCGGCGAACCAGCCACAACTGCAGTGCATCCAGAACCCTGCAGCAGCACTCAAACCGCTGCCAATTGAGGGAGTCGTGCGCTATCAAGTGCCGATGGAACACTGGCAGCGAGTCGCACGTCCAGCGGAGCCGTCAGCTCAACTTTCGACCGAAGGCGCATTATAG
- a CDS encoding right-handed parallel beta-helix repeat-containing protein gives MDKSLILCLLLCLSLMTAHAQPIRFYVATDGNDAWSGRLARPNARRTDGPFATLQRAQKAVREVKASRTAQPIEVIVGQGVYYLKEPLVFTPQDSGTSPSPITYRAQQPGKVILSGGRVVSGWRRVDKRLWSARVPEARSDDWTPRLLRVGNRWAIRARHPNFDAKNPLTGGWLFADFHGERWERGVFGQGVGNIHNPGDTLAWRVRVPESGTYRVWMRYAADNTGDAVDMSGRCALQVDDGQLVTLRNLPNTGGWGAFRWSMVAELRLEKGECVLRWRNLLGGGLNLDALALVQDSDWNPETAIGGYEWWGAYRLEQPRTGRLLLIQAEACDEAIGKEVTVATPQPPGSREVLSFREGDIPRWRDVSGAELHIFPAWGWVNAIAPIVRIDYDARRVILPPDGYTDEIRLGNRYFIENVRDALDAPNEWYLDKRTGELLYISENEKPPVEPAVLTRLDRLIVLKGEPGQNRWVEHLRFVGFTFMDTDYTLTTNYYMPADAVIWMSGARDCLVKDCRFRRVGGYALRLEEQSHRVQFVKNRVEEAGQGGVILVGDNRSQPRHNLIAGNVMQQLGLVYKHVAGVYVITGSDNRIAHNTIWDTPRYAISLKTLDETRQSHRNIVEYNDLRRTNLETNDTGAIETLGRDQQDTGNIIRYNLILDSVGMVSTPDGKVITPYFTWGIYLDDYSSGTTVYGNVVARTVNGGICVHGGKNNLFENNIFVDASVEQIRLQPRDEFMQGNRFVRNIVVYSKPEASLIFSWDSRRDRFSEWDYNLYWLRGADLRTISRRITPFGTFEDWIKAGFDAHSVVADPMFVAPDKDDYRLQPDSPAYRLGFKPIPVEKIGARGYQD, from the coding sequence ATGGACAAAAGTCTCATACTGTGTCTGTTGCTCTGTTTGTCGCTGATGACGGCGCACGCGCAACCCATTCGCTTCTACGTCGCAACCGATGGCAACGATGCATGGTCGGGCAGGCTTGCCAGACCGAACGCCCGCCGCACGGATGGTCCCTTTGCCACGTTGCAACGCGCGCAGAAAGCGGTGCGTGAGGTCAAAGCCAGCCGCACCGCGCAGCCGATCGAGGTCATCGTGGGGCAGGGGGTGTATTACCTGAAGGAGCCGCTGGTTTTCACTCCACAGGACTCGGGCACCAGTCCGTCTCCGATTACCTACCGTGCGCAACAGCCAGGCAAGGTCATCCTCAGCGGGGGCAGAGTTGTATCGGGCTGGCGAAGGGTGGATAAACGACTCTGGTCAGCGCGGGTACCCGAAGCGCGAAGTGACGACTGGACTCCTCGCCTGCTGCGCGTGGGCAATCGCTGGGCAATCCGCGCGCGACATCCCAACTTCGATGCGAAAAACCCTCTCACTGGCGGCTGGCTCTTCGCCGACTTTCATGGGGAACGATGGGAGCGCGGCGTCTTTGGGCAGGGAGTTGGTAATATCCATAATCCTGGCGATACCCTCGCTTGGCGCGTGCGCGTTCCCGAGTCGGGCACGTATCGAGTATGGATGCGGTACGCTGCCGATAACACTGGCGACGCGGTGGATATGAGCGGTCGGTGTGCCTTGCAGGTGGACGACGGTCAACTGGTAACCCTGCGAAACTTGCCGAACACGGGCGGCTGGGGAGCGTTTCGCTGGTCGATGGTGGCGGAGCTGCGTCTGGAAAAAGGGGAGTGTGTGTTGCGATGGAGGAACCTGCTGGGCGGCGGGCTGAACCTGGACGCACTGGCGCTGGTGCAGGACAGCGATTGGAACCCCGAAACCGCCATCGGTGGCTACGAATGGTGGGGCGCGTATCGTCTGGAACAGCCCAGAACCGGGCGCCTACTGCTGATTCAGGCGGAAGCCTGCGACGAAGCCATTGGCAAAGAGGTGACCGTTGCCACGCCACAGCCCCCCGGCTCGCGCGAGGTATTGTCTTTCCGTGAAGGCGATATTCCCCGCTGGCGAGACGTATCAGGGGCAGAGTTGCACATTTTCCCCGCGTGGGGCTGGGTCAACGCGATTGCACCGATTGTGCGTATCGACTACGACGCCAGAAGGGTGATTTTACCACCCGACGGTTATACGGATGAGATACGGCTCGGCAATCGCTATTTCATTGAAAACGTGCGCGACGCGCTGGATGCACCCAACGAGTGGTATCTGGACAAGCGCACGGGCGAGTTGCTCTACATCTCTGAGAACGAGAAGCCTCCTGTGGAGCCAGCCGTGCTGACACGGTTAGACCGCCTCATCGTGCTGAAGGGTGAGCCGGGGCAGAACCGCTGGGTGGAACACCTTCGCTTTGTCGGCTTCACTTTTATGGACACCGACTACACCCTCACCACGAACTACTACATGCCTGCCGACGCGGTGATATGGATGTCGGGGGCGCGTGATTGTCTGGTCAAAGATTGCAGGTTCCGCCGTGTGGGCGGTTACGCGCTTCGGCTGGAGGAACAGAGCCATCGCGTGCAGTTTGTGAAGAACCGCGTGGAGGAAGCAGGGCAGGGGGGTGTTATTCTCGTTGGCGATAACCGTTCGCAGCCACGCCATAACCTCATCGCAGGCAACGTAATGCAGCAGCTGGGTCTGGTGTACAAACACGTTGCCGGGGTGTACGTCATCACCGGCAGCGACAACCGTATTGCACACAACACTATCTGGGATACTCCGCGCTATGCGATTTCTCTCAAGACGCTGGACGAGACGCGGCAGTCTCACCGCAACATTGTGGAATATAACGACCTGCGCCGCACCAATCTGGAGACCAACGACACGGGCGCAATAGAGACACTGGGCAGAGACCAGCAGGACACCGGAAACATCATTCGCTACAACCTCATACTGGATTCGGTAGGCATGGTGAGTACACCCGACGGCAAGGTCATCACGCCGTACTTCACCTGGGGCATCTATCTGGACGACTACAGCAGCGGCACGACGGTGTATGGCAACGTCGTGGCGCGTACGGTGAACGGGGGCATCTGCGTACACGGAGGCAAAAACAACCTGTTCGAGAACAACATCTTCGTGGACGCCTCAGTAGAGCAAATTCGCCTGCAACCGCGCGATGAGTTCATGCAGGGCAACCGCTTCGTGCGGAACATTGTGGTCTACTCAAAACCCGAAGCATCGCTCATCTTCTCATGGGACAGTCGGCGCGACCGCTTTAGCGAATGGGACTATAACCTGTACTGGCTGCGCGGAGCAGATTTGCGCACAATAAGTCGGCGTATCACGCCCTTTGGTACCTTTGAGGACTGGATCAAAGCGGGCTTCGACGCACACTCGGTGGTTGCCGACCCCATGTTCGTTGCACCAGACAAGGATGACTATCGTCTGCAGCCGGACTCACCAGCATACCGGCTCGGCTTCAAACCCATACCGGTGGAGAAGATAGGAGCAAGGGGGTATCAGGATTAG
- a CDS encoding Uma2 family endonuclease → MATLTQASSARPLPEGKISYEQFLEWLDEDTWAEWVNGEVILMSPVSDEHQAVVNYLTTLLLFHTLETRAGRVLTEPFQMKSGPNLPGRSPDILFVSAERQHLIQRHFLNGPADLVVEVISPESRARDRGEKYYEYEQAGVREYWIIDPERKQVEFYVLSEKGIYQPAFVGQEGEYHSVAIEGFWLRVEWLWERPPMMEVIKVWGWV, encoded by the coding sequence ATGGCAACGCTGACGCAAGCGTCCTCCGCCCGTCCTCTGCCCGAAGGAAAAATCTCCTACGAGCAGTTCCTGGAGTGGCTGGACGAAGACACCTGGGCGGAGTGGGTGAACGGTGAGGTTATTCTCATGAGCCCTGTGAGCGATGAACATCAAGCAGTAGTGAACTATCTCACGACGCTACTCCTCTTTCACACGCTCGAGACCCGTGCTGGCAGAGTACTTACCGAGCCTTTCCAGATGAAGAGCGGTCCCAACCTGCCCGGTCGTTCACCAGACATTCTCTTCGTCTCCGCCGAGCGACAACATCTCATCCAACGGCACTTCCTGAACGGACCTGCCGACTTGGTGGTGGAGGTTATCAGCCCGGAAAGTCGTGCCCGCGACCGCGGAGAGAAATACTATGAGTATGAGCAGGCAGGCGTGAGGGAGTACTGGATCATCGACCCCGAGCGCAAGCAGGTGGAGTTTTACGTGCTTTCCGAGAAGGGTATCTATCAACCGGCCTTTGTGGGACAGGAAGGCGAGTACCACTCTGTTGCGATAGAAGGCTTCTGGCTTCGAGTCGAGTGGCTGTGGGAACGTCCCCCAATGATGGAGGTCATCAAAGTATGGGGTTGGGTTTGA
- a CDS encoding Tat pathway signal protein gives MSNQRTIWAYLVHLSFNMWCDRKAPEWEDYGTYQPALRFDEGLWNELLDEMPRGGVNMVVIDLGDGVQYRSHPEIAVQGAWSTARLKEELKRLRERGLEPVPKLNFSTAHDAWMGEYSRCVSTPRYYAVCRDLIEEVIDLFEQPRFFHLGMDEETWEHQRHYAYAVVRQHELWWEDFRFLVEQVERHGVRAWIWSDYYWHHPEAFLQNMPRSVLQSNWYYGDEFDPQDVAVRAYIELAQHGFEQIPTGSNWSNDVNFGRTVQFCVQNVPPERLLGFLQTTWKPTLTECRQKHLEALQQVARAKHPA, from the coding sequence GTGAGCAATCAGCGCACCATCTGGGCTTACCTGGTGCACCTGAGCTTCAATATGTGGTGCGACCGTAAGGCACCAGAGTGGGAAGACTACGGTACATACCAGCCCGCCCTGCGTTTCGATGAAGGATTGTGGAACGAGCTGCTGGATGAGATGCCTCGTGGCGGAGTAAATATGGTGGTTATAGACCTTGGCGATGGGGTGCAGTATCGTTCTCATCCCGAGATCGCCGTGCAGGGTGCATGGAGTACCGCAAGGCTGAAGGAAGAACTGAAACGCCTTCGAGAAAGAGGGCTGGAGCCCGTCCCTAAACTCAATTTCTCCACTGCACATGATGCCTGGATGGGCGAGTACTCCCGTTGTGTCTCCACGCCGCGATATTATGCTGTGTGCCGGGACCTGATTGAGGAGGTTATCGATCTGTTCGAACAGCCTCGCTTCTTCCATCTGGGTATGGATGAGGAGACATGGGAGCATCAGCGGCACTACGCCTATGCGGTCGTTCGGCAGCACGAACTCTGGTGGGAGGATTTTCGCTTTCTGGTGGAGCAAGTGGAACGGCATGGCGTGCGGGCATGGATATGGTCGGATTATTACTGGCATCACCCGGAAGCTTTTCTGCAAAATATGCCGCGTTCGGTGCTGCAGAGCAACTGGTATTACGGCGACGAGTTTGACCCGCAGGATGTCGCCGTACGCGCGTATATCGAACTGGCGCAACACGGCTTCGAGCAGATACCGACCGGCAGCAACTGGTCGAACGATGTGAACTTCGGGCGTACCGTACAGTTCTGTGTCCAAAACGTACCGCCGGAGAGGTTATTGGGCTTCCTGCAAACGACGTGGAAACCAACGCTTACGGAGTGCAGACAGAAACACCTCGAAGCGTTGCAGCAGGTGGCACGCGCAAAACATCCGGCATAG
- a CDS encoding response regulator, with product MERKYKILAVDDEPHIRRLVQVNLERHGYEVVTAADGKDALEKVATEKPDLVVLDVMMPYMDGFEVLQTLRKNPETRDLPVIMLTAKAQDADVFRGWQSGADLYLTKPFNPMELISFVKRIFKSKEAGGEKRYEL from the coding sequence ATGGAACGCAAATACAAGATTCTCGCGGTAGACGACGAGCCGCACATTCGTCGCCTCGTGCAGGTCAACCTGGAGAGGCATGGATACGAGGTGGTGACCGCCGCTGATGGCAAGGACGCGCTGGAGAAGGTTGCTACGGAGAAGCCGGACCTGGTAGTGCTGGACGTGATGATGCCGTATATGGACGGTTTCGAGGTGCTGCAAACCCTGCGCAAGAACCCGGAGACGCGCGACCTGCCCGTCATCATGCTGACTGCGAAAGCACAGGACGCAGACGTGTTCCGCGGGTGGCAGTCTGGCGCGGACCTGTACCTCACCAAGCCGTTCAACCCGATGGAACTCATCTCCTTCGTGAAGCGCATCTTCAAGTCCAAAGAGGCTGGCGGCGAGAAACGTTACGAGCTGTGA